In Synechocystis sp. PCC 6714, the following are encoded in one genomic region:
- a CDS encoding photosystem II S4 domain protein produces MLPREALLKGAPDRETIARVIDQGEQALRTWEVVVTDFCAPTLIAEIQTRFGSLTELHFLAWGGYPQAERQRLAIARAEIPLEIEHIPLTALDVAGNFLFDPASHRDFLGALLGTGLVREKVGDIILLGERGAQAIVVPEVAEFISLHLTQVRTVPVKAKAITLEELKIRPPKTKEMTTVEASLRLDAIASAGFGLSRSKMADAVTQGNVQVNWKPITQSSYALKAGDLVTYRGKGRLEIGEITVTKKERYRIQLTRYI; encoded by the coding sequence ATGTTGCCAAGAGAAGCTTTGTTAAAGGGAGCCCCAGACCGGGAGACGATCGCCAGAGTAATTGACCAGGGGGAACAGGCCCTGCGTACCTGGGAAGTGGTGGTGACGGATTTTTGTGCGCCGACCCTGATTGCGGAAATTCAAACCCGTTTTGGTTCCCTCACAGAATTGCATTTTTTAGCCTGGGGGGGCTATCCCCAAGCGGAACGGCAGAGGTTAGCCATTGCCAGGGCAGAAATCCCGCTGGAAATAGAGCACATTCCCCTCACGGCATTGGATGTGGCGGGTAACTTTCTTTTCGATCCCGCTAGCCATCGGGATTTTTTAGGGGCTCTCTTGGGCACTGGGTTAGTGCGGGAAAAGGTGGGGGACATTATTTTGTTGGGAGAACGGGGAGCCCAGGCGATCGTGGTGCCGGAGGTGGCAGAATTTATCAGTCTCCATCTAACCCAGGTGCGGACCGTCCCCGTCAAAGCTAAAGCCATTACCCTGGAAGAACTAAAAATTCGCCCCCCCAAAACCAAGGAAATGACCACGGTGGAAGCTTCCCTGCGCTTGGATGCCATTGCTTCGGCGGGGTTTGGTTTGTCCCGCAGCAAAATGGCCGATGCAGTCACCCAGGGCAATGTCCAGGTTAATTGGAAGCCCATTACCCAGTCTAGCTATGCTCTCAAAGCGGGGGATTTAGTTACCTATCGAGGTAAAGGTAGACTAGAAATAGGCGAAATTACAGTCACTAAAAAAGAACGTTATCGCATCCAATTAACCCGATATATCTAG
- a CDS encoding diacylglycerol/polyprenol kinase family protein, with translation MAVAMAAIYLGAIILSAELLNRLSPSPAEVTRKIVHIGAGQVVLIAWWLGIPGWVGSIAGLLAALIAVLSYRLPILPSLESVGRHSYGTLFYAISIGLLVGGFFSAGLPVFAAIGILVMAWGDGLAALVGQRWGKHPYKVFGFRKSWEGTTTMVLASFLVTVLLLGYSFGLTATVFALAVMVAITGAGLESFSRWGIDNLTVPIVSALIAFAGSYFWLN, from the coding sequence ATGGCGGTGGCGATGGCTGCAATTTATCTGGGGGCAATCATTCTATCGGCGGAATTGCTTAATCGTCTTTCCCCCAGTCCAGCGGAAGTGACCCGTAAAATCGTCCATATTGGGGCTGGACAAGTGGTTTTAATTGCCTGGTGGTTGGGCATTCCCGGTTGGGTGGGGTCGATCGCCGGTCTTTTGGCCGCTTTGATTGCGGTTCTTTCCTACCGTTTGCCAATTTTGCCTAGCTTGGAGAGCGTTGGCCGCCATAGTTACGGCACCCTGTTTTATGCCATCAGCATCGGCTTACTGGTGGGGGGATTTTTCTCCGCTGGGCTACCGGTATTTGCGGCGATCGGCATTTTGGTCATGGCTTGGGGAGATGGGCTAGCGGCCCTAGTGGGACAGCGGTGGGGCAAACATCCCTATAAAGTGTTTGGCTTCCGTAAAAGTTGGGAAGGTACCACCACCATGGTGTTAGCCAGTTTTTTAGTCACAGTTTTGCTTCTGGGTTACAGCTTTGGGCTCACTGCCACGGTATTTGCCCTTGCCGTTATGGTGGCGATCACCGGGGCTGGGCTAGAAAGTTTTTCCCGCTGGGGCATTGATAACCTGACAGTTCCCATTGTCAGCGCTCTAATTGCTTTTGCTGGTAGTTATTTTTGGTTGAATTGA
- a CDS encoding A-adding tRNA nucleotidyltransferase, translated as MDLILCHQTADFDVLGAAVGLAKLHPGSRIVITGGSHPTVRQFLALHRNEFPLIELRSVNPDKIRSLYIVDNQQGDRLGKAAAWLTLSHLQRVAIYDHHLNGPRDIEADILEVEAVGASTTLIVEKLQRTEISLSMVEASVMALGIHVDTGSLTFAQTTVRDVKALAWLMEQGANLRLIAEYTDHGFPPPLQFLFAEAMQNLRKEMVRGYWLGSVLLTTESFVPGLSHLTERLLSLTECDALLLGHVYDKGKDKPRSDGSQDKTGVSNNQRFSLIGRTRIPDTDLTQLLEPYGGGGHAQAAAVNLRDVEPTEVMADIYQGLQRQIPKPLLARDFMSSPVRTIRPHTTIEQAQRILFRYGHSGLTVVNQEEKLVGIISRRDLDLALHHGFSHAPVKGYMTRNVKTIDPDTPLPRIEAIMVADDVGRLPVMDGDTLVGIVTRTDVLRQLLQDKQEQSGRFGDRQTGAGQNFSQGNLLQLLKTHLPSATWQLLTTAAQQAQARGWHLYLVGGAVRDLWLRHSQGTEKHQNITFQDIDLVVDGFHATADVGAGVELAQSLQGQYPGARLSIHGEFQTAALLWHKDPQLDSLWVDIATARTEFYPYPAANPEVEASSIRQDLYRRDFTINALSIRLTNPSPGKLLDFFGGMNDLQSQQVRVLHANSFIEDPTRIYRAVRFVVRLGFELEPQTEAYIRYAIASGVYERWRLTEHPIPALTTRLKAELSIILKAPYWKGALTLLADLDALKCLHPELKLTEQLWWQVRCLSRWLRWLDPERQLEHWLLRLSILLATLPQQERVKIATGLQLPKTAIDGLARLETMETAIAKGLGYQKCPKPSVIYQTLKDYDRSSLFLVAARGNRVLRKQIWFYFSQLCQVSPFLTGHDLKALGYKPGPQFKQILTDLLNACLDGKLGDRQREEAWLQTHYPLSRSLTQR; from the coding sequence ATGGATTTAATCCTTTGTCACCAAACCGCTGATTTTGATGTGTTGGGGGCGGCGGTGGGCCTAGCCAAACTCCATCCCGGCAGTCGCATTGTGATTACTGGGGGTTCCCATCCCACGGTGCGGCAATTTTTAGCTCTCCATCGCAACGAATTTCCCCTCATTGAACTCCGTAGCGTCAACCCCGACAAAATCCGTTCCCTCTACATTGTCGATAATCAACAAGGCGATCGCCTTGGCAAAGCGGCCGCTTGGTTAACGTTATCCCATTTGCAACGGGTTGCCATTTATGATCACCATCTCAACGGCCCCCGGGATATTGAAGCGGACATTTTAGAAGTAGAAGCGGTGGGGGCCAGTACAACTTTAATTGTGGAGAAGTTACAAAGGACAGAAATTAGCCTTTCCATGGTGGAAGCGTCGGTGATGGCCCTGGGCATCCATGTAGACACGGGCAGTTTAACCTTTGCTCAAACCACAGTGCGGGATGTCAAAGCCCTAGCTTGGTTGATGGAACAGGGGGCCAATTTACGTTTAATTGCGGAATACACTGACCACGGATTTCCTCCTCCTCTACAATTTTTATTTGCCGAAGCCATGCAAAATCTCCGCAAGGAAATGGTCAGGGGCTATTGGCTAGGTTCAGTTTTATTAACCACAGAAAGCTTTGTGCCGGGGCTATCCCACCTCACAGAAAGGTTATTGTCCCTGACGGAATGTGACGCCCTACTACTGGGTCACGTTTATGACAAGGGCAAAGATAAACCGAGAAGCGATGGGTCACAGGACAAAACGGGGGTAAGCAATAACCAACGGTTTTCCCTCATTGGCCGCACCCGTATTCCTGATACCGATTTAACCCAACTGCTGGAACCCTATGGTGGTGGGGGCCATGCCCAGGCGGCGGCGGTTAATTTACGGGATGTTGAGCCAACGGAGGTAATGGCGGACATTTACCAAGGTTTACAAAGACAAATTCCCAAACCTTTATTGGCCAGGGATTTTATGTCTTCCCCAGTGCGGACTATCCGGCCCCACACCACCATCGAACAGGCCCAACGGATTTTGTTTCGCTACGGCCATTCCGGCTTAACAGTGGTGAATCAAGAAGAAAAATTGGTGGGTATTATTTCCCGACGGGATTTGGATTTAGCTCTACACCACGGTTTTAGCCATGCGCCGGTGAAAGGTTATATGACCCGCAACGTTAAAACCATTGACCCGGACACTCCCTTACCCCGCATTGAAGCCATTATGGTGGCGGACGACGTGGGCCGCTTACCGGTTATGGACGGAGATACCCTGGTGGGTATTGTCACCCGCACCGACGTGTTGCGCCAATTATTACAGGATAAGCAAGAACAATCGGGACGGTTTGGCGATCGCCAGACTGGTGCTGGTCAAAACTTTAGCCAAGGAAATTTACTGCAACTGCTAAAAACCCATTTACCATCGGCCACTTGGCAATTATTAACTACGGCCGCCCAACAAGCCCAGGCTAGGGGTTGGCATTTATATCTAGTGGGGGGAGCAGTGCGGGACCTATGGCTGCGCCATTCCCAGGGGACAGAAAAACATCAAAACATTACCTTTCAAGATATTGATTTGGTGGTGGACGGTTTCCATGCCACGGCTGATGTGGGAGCTGGGGTTGAGTTAGCCCAATCTTTGCAAGGGCAATATCCTGGGGCAAGGTTATCTATCCATGGAGAATTCCAAACGGCGGCGTTGCTCTGGCATAAAGATCCCCAATTGGATTCCCTTTGGGTGGACATCGCCACTGCCCGCACAGAGTTTTATCCCTATCCAGCAGCCAACCCGGAAGTGGAAGCTAGTTCCATTCGCCAGGATTTATACCGGCGGGACTTTACCATCAACGCCCTTTCCATCCGCCTAACCAATCCCAGTCCGGGTAAATTATTGGACTTTTTTGGCGGCATGAACGACCTGCAAAGCCAACAGGTAAGGGTATTACACGCCAATAGTTTCATTGAAGACCCCACCCGTATTTATCGAGCAGTGCGATTTGTAGTGCGCCTGGGCTTTGAACTGGAACCTCAGACGGAAGCCTATATCCGCTATGCGATCGCCAGTGGAGTTTATGAGCGTTGGCGGCTAACGGAACATCCCATCCCGGCCCTAACTACCCGCTTAAAGGCAGAATTGTCCATTATTCTCAAAGCTCCCTATTGGAAAGGGGCGTTAACCTTACTGGCGGATTTAGATGCCCTTAAATGTCTCCATCCGGAGCTAAAGCTAACGGAGCAATTATGGTGGCAAGTGCGCTGTCTCTCTCGCTGGTTACGCTGGCTAGATCCGGAACGGCAGTTGGAGCATTGGTTGTTGCGTTTGAGTATTTTACTGGCGACTTTACCCCAGCAGGAAAGGGTCAAAATTGCGACAGGATTACAGTTGCCCAAGACCGCCATTGATGGGTTAGCCCGTCTGGAAACCATGGAAACGGCGATCGCCAAAGGTTTAGGTTACCAAAAATGTCCCAAGCCTAGTGTTATTTACCAAACGTTGAAGGATTATGATCGCTCTAGCTTATTTTTAGTGGCCGCTAGGGGAAATAGAGTGTTGAGAAAGCAAATTTGGTTTTATTTCAGCCAGCTATGCCAAGTATCACCGTTTTTGACTGGCCACGACCTCAAAGCCCTAGGTTACAAGCCGGGGCCCCAATTTAAGCAAATTTTGACCGATTTATTAAACGCTTGCCTAGATGGTAAATTGGGCGATCGCCAAAGGGAAGAAGCCTGGTTACAAACCCATTACCCACTGTCAAGGTCTTTGACGCAAAGGTAA
- a CDS encoding M20 family metallopeptidase, translating to MVFTLPQTINLPATNVRLAIQALHGQLIQWRRQFHQYPELGFQEQLTATHIAQTLTRLGIPHTAGIAQTGIMAVIDSGKPGPVLAIRADMDALPVTEENQVDYRSRHPGKMHACGHDGHTAIALGTAQYLAQHRDSFRGQVKIIFQPAEEGPGGAKPMIEAGVLENPAVDAIVGLHLWNDLPVGQVGIKAGPMMAAVEHFECQVLGQGGHGAMPHQTVDTLVISAQIVMALQGIVARNLNPLQSAVVTVGQLQAGTTFNVIPDNAYFRGTVRYFDPDFAGYFAQRIEQIIKGICQSHGANYQFTYENIYPPVVNDRRLVDLVRSAAADVLLTANHLQPDYQTLAGEDMSFFLQAVPGCYFFLGSANSDLGLDYPHHHPRFNFDEAVLPVGVEIFVRCVEKFCHL from the coding sequence ATGGTTTTTACCCTGCCCCAAACGATCAACCTACCGGCCACCAATGTCCGTTTAGCAATCCAAGCATTACACGGTCAACTGATCCAATGGAGACGGCAATTTCACCAATATCCAGAATTGGGCTTTCAAGAACAGTTAACGGCCACCCACATTGCCCAAACCCTGACTAGATTGGGTATTCCCCATACTGCAGGCATTGCTCAAACTGGCATTATGGCAGTGATTGATAGTGGTAAACCGGGTCCTGTGCTGGCAATCCGGGCCGATATGGATGCCTTACCAGTAACCGAAGAAAATCAAGTGGATTACCGTTCCCGTCACCCCGGTAAAATGCATGCCTGCGGCCACGACGGTCACACGGCGATCGCCCTAGGTACGGCCCAGTATTTAGCTCAACATCGAGATAGCTTCCGGGGGCAGGTAAAAATTATATTCCAACCAGCAGAGGAGGGCCCCGGTGGAGCCAAACCTATGATTGAAGCGGGAGTGCTAGAAAATCCGGCGGTGGATGCCATTGTAGGACTACATCTGTGGAACGATCTGCCCGTCGGCCAAGTGGGCATTAAAGCAGGGCCAATGATGGCGGCGGTGGAGCATTTTGAGTGTCAGGTGTTGGGACAGGGGGGCCATGGAGCTATGCCCCACCAAACAGTGGATACCCTGGTGATCAGTGCCCAGATTGTCATGGCCTTGCAGGGCATTGTGGCCCGTAATCTCAATCCCCTCCAGTCGGCGGTGGTCACCGTGGGTCAATTACAGGCGGGGACAACATTCAACGTTATTCCCGACAATGCCTATTTCCGGGGAACTGTGCGTTATTTTGATCCCGATTTTGCTGGATATTTTGCCCAGCGCATCGAGCAAATTATCAAGGGCATTTGCCAAAGCCACGGAGCTAACTACCAGTTCACCTATGAAAATATCTATCCTCCTGTGGTTAACGATCGCCGGTTAGTGGATTTGGTGCGATCAGCGGCGGCGGATGTACTACTCACCGCCAACCATTTACAGCCAGATTATCAAACCCTAGCAGGGGAAGATATGTCCTTTTTCCTCCAGGCAGTGCCAGGTTGTTATTTCTTTTTGGGCTCCGCCAACAGTGATTTGGGTTTGGACTATCCCCATCACCATCCCCGGTTTAATTTTGACGAAGCCGTATTACCCGTGGGAGTAGAAATATTCGTCCGCTGTGTAGAAAAGTTTTGCCATCTCTAA
- a CDS encoding aspartoacylase has protein sequence MINSAVRSLAIVGGVHGNERTGVEVVRRWQQKDFARYFPGLKCHYFLANPRAIAANRRYIDQDLNRCFRRQDRKNPYLMGYEQLRARHLAHQISLAGIEFIVDLHTTTAAMGTTLILNCPHPLLLNLAAHLSAQDEEIRVLQYAQQKDLPYIRGLCELGLTIELGPVPQGVYDKAAIAKTQRTLARILAYLQASASGNVPSADNCTVYQQIETVDYPRDEQGKIVAEIAPHIRDYEAIKPGTPLFYHRRGSITPYQGVSTVYPVFIGEAAYVEKGIAMALTQRKTIVI, from the coding sequence ATGATAAATTCAGCAGTTCGCTCCTTGGCCATTGTGGGGGGAGTGCATGGTAATGAGCGCACTGGGGTGGAGGTGGTGCGTCGGTGGCAACAAAAAGATTTTGCTCGTTATTTTCCAGGGTTGAAGTGTCATTATTTCCTGGCTAATCCCCGGGCGATCGCCGCCAACCGTAGATACATCGACCAGGATTTGAACCGTTGTTTTCGCCGTCAGGACCGAAAAAATCCCTACCTGATGGGTTACGAGCAGTTGCGGGCCCGCCATTTAGCCCATCAAATTTCCCTGGCAGGCATTGAGTTTATTGTGGACTTGCACACGACAACTGCTGCCATGGGCACCACTTTGATTTTAAATTGTCCCCATCCTTTACTCCTCAACCTAGCGGCCCATCTCAGTGCCCAGGATGAAGAAATTCGGGTCTTGCAATATGCCCAACAAAAGGATTTACCCTATATCCGGGGACTTTGTGAATTGGGGTTGACCATTGAGTTGGGTCCAGTGCCCCAGGGGGTGTATGACAAAGCGGCGATCGCCAAAACCCAACGGACTTTAGCCAGAATTTTGGCCTATCTCCAGGCATCGGCCTCTGGTAACGTGCCCTCAGCGGATAATTGCACGGTCTACCAGCAAATTGAAACCGTTGATTATCCCAGGGATGAGCAGGGGAAAATTGTGGCAGAAATTGCACCCCACATTCGGGATTACGAGGCCATTAAACCAGGTACCCCATTGTTTTATCATCGCCGGGGCAGCATTACTCCCTACCAAGGAGTGTCGACGGTTTATCCCGTATTTATTGGTGAAGCGGCATATGTTGAGAAGGGCATTGCCATGGCCCTAACCCAGCGCAAAACCATTGTCATCTGA
- a CDS encoding serine/threonine-protein kinase produces the protein MTPDSRHRRLLANRYQLVELVGSGAMGQVYRAEDKLLGGVTVAVKFLSQALLNPRMKERFEREATISALLGEKSIHIVRVRDYGLDEKEIPFYVMEYLQGENISDVIKYRPLKVDRFIKIARQICFGLDCAHKGIIYQGEACPVVHRDIKPSNVLLVEDPALGELVKILDFGIAKLVQAAEESKTQAFMGTLAYCSPEQMEGKELDSRSDIYSLGVMMYEMLTGEMPLFPDNSSFGGWYEAHHHTKPHPFSPRYKIPASLEALVMNCLAKSPKGRPQSVDVIIRALDVIEAEIKAPPISDNDKTQIAPHLLNSDLEATMVAPRSTQEKPSSLPPVGELCKQLEWPPDKPKQKIVFPHILNAAEGKLASLWVMLNQEDILTRMSSIRYNQFLLMTSPHPMVLWITVLYHREYGPRWLPCYLDLKTKSGQSFAQMLGESGTYWLLFFALENPTRCQHVLTATVAPNQCKLLKEWAQTSQAMPGGKPQVTKRLLKQELDRLKPKIEAKLSQVKPSFNKEVSGL, from the coding sequence ATGACCCCTGACTCCCGCCATCGCAGACTATTAGCCAATCGCTATCAACTGGTTGAGTTGGTGGGTAGTGGCGCTATGGGTCAAGTCTACCGAGCCGAAGACAAACTCTTGGGAGGAGTAACCGTAGCAGTCAAGTTTCTCTCCCAAGCCCTGCTCAATCCTCGCATGAAGGAGAGATTTGAGCGGGAAGCCACCATTTCCGCCCTGTTGGGGGAAAAAAGTATCCATATTGTCCGGGTAAGGGACTATGGCCTGGATGAAAAAGAAATCCCCTTCTACGTCATGGAGTATCTACAAGGGGAAAATATCAGTGACGTCATCAAGTACCGCCCCCTCAAGGTGGACCGGTTCATAAAAATAGCTAGGCAAATTTGCTTTGGCTTGGACTGTGCCCACAAAGGAATCATTTACCAGGGGGAAGCTTGCCCCGTTGTCCACCGAGATATCAAGCCTAGCAATGTGCTTTTAGTGGAGGATCCGGCCTTGGGGGAGCTGGTAAAAATCCTCGACTTTGGTATTGCTAAGTTGGTCCAAGCCGCTGAAGAATCGAAAACCCAAGCTTTCATGGGCACCTTGGCTTACTGTTCGCCGGAACAAATGGAAGGCAAAGAATTGGATAGCCGTTCGGACATTTACAGTCTGGGGGTGATGATGTACGAAATGTTAACGGGGGAAATGCCCCTATTCCCTGACAATTCATCCTTTGGCGGTTGGTACGAGGCCCATCACCATACTAAGCCCCATCCTTTTTCTCCCCGTTATAAAATTCCCGCTTCCCTGGAAGCCTTGGTGATGAATTGCTTGGCCAAAAGTCCGAAGGGCCGCCCCCAGTCGGTGGATGTAATTATTCGGGCCCTCGATGTCATTGAAGCGGAAATCAAAGCTCCCCCCATTTCCGACAACGACAAAACCCAGATTGCGCCCCATTTGCTCAACAGCGACCTCGAAGCTACCATGGTGGCTCCCCGGAGTACCCAAGAAAAGCCGTCGTCGTTACCCCCGGTGGGGGAACTGTGTAAGCAGTTGGAGTGGCCCCCCGATAAACCCAAACAAAAGATTGTTTTTCCCCATATCCTCAACGCCGCAGAGGGAAAGTTGGCTAGCCTATGGGTGATGCTCAACCAAGAAGATATTCTCACCCGCATGTCCAGCATCCGCTATAACCAATTTTTGTTGATGACTTCCCCCCATCCCATGGTGCTGTGGATAACGGTGCTATACCACCGGGAGTATGGTCCTCGTTGGTTACCCTGTTACCTGGACTTGAAAACTAAATCGGGTCAGAGTTTTGCCCAAATGCTGGGGGAGTCTGGTACCTATTGGTTACTGTTTTTTGCGCTGGAAAACCCCACCCGTTGTCAGCATGTGTTGACCGCTACCGTTGCCCCCAATCAGTGTAAGTTGCTTAAGGAGTGGGCCCAGACCAGTCAAGCTATGCCCGGTGGCAAACCCCAGGTAACTAAGCGTTTGCTCAAGCAAGAATTGGACCGGCTTAAACCTAAAATTGAGGCAAAATTGTCCCAGGTTAAACCATCTTTCAATAAGGAAGTGTCGGGGCTATAG
- a CDS encoding ABC transporter permease codes for MTQSIILAELGSWLRRSGQAILLLGNTTFQLFTGRIDGRNTTQQLMFVGPASLPITLITAAVIGMIFTIQVAREFLAFGAGSAVGGILMLALGRELCPIMTAVVVAGRVGSAFAAEIGTMRVTEQIDALYMLNANPVEYLVIPRLLACCIMVPTLSVLALVTGMMGGAIISSNVYGIANQVFFESIQTFVTPWDIFCGPVKGVVFGVLIAIIGCNWGLTTRGGAKGVGESTTAAVVTSLLAIFVSNFFMSWIMFQGSGSGAVLMGN; via the coding sequence ATGACCCAATCAATTATCTTGGCAGAATTAGGCTCCTGGCTGCGGCGATCGGGACAAGCAATTTTATTGTTGGGCAATACTACCTTTCAGCTTTTTACCGGCAGAATTGATGGGCGCAATACCACCCAACAGTTAATGTTTGTGGGCCCCGCTTCCTTACCTATTACCCTGATTACCGCCGCCGTCATCGGTATGATTTTCACCATCCAGGTAGCCCGGGAATTCTTGGCTTTTGGGGCAGGCAGTGCAGTGGGGGGAATTTTAATGTTGGCCCTGGGGCGGGAACTGTGCCCAATTATGACAGCGGTGGTGGTGGCGGGCCGGGTCGGTTCAGCCTTTGCCGCAGAAATTGGCACCATGCGGGTAACGGAACAAATTGATGCCCTCTATATGCTCAACGCTAACCCAGTGGAATATTTAGTGATTCCTCGACTGTTGGCCTGTTGCATTATGGTGCCCACTTTGAGTGTGCTGGCTTTAGTAACCGGCATGATGGGGGGAGCAATAATTTCCAGCAACGTTTATGGCATTGCCAACCAAGTGTTTTTTGAGTCCATACAAACCTTTGTTACCCCCTGGGACATTTTTTGTGGTCCCGTTAAGGGGGTGGTATTTGGCGTTTTAATTGCCATCATTGGTTGCAACTGGGGCTTAACCACTAGAGGGGGAGCTAAGGGAGTGGGGGAATCCACCACAGCGGCGGTGGTAACTTCTCTGTTAGCAATTTTTGTTAGTAACTTTTTTATGTCTTGGATAATGTTCCAGGGCAGTGGTTCCGGGGCGGTGCTGATGGGGAATTAA
- the phaP gene encoding phasin PhaP, translating to MNTQFFEEYQTQLLDWQKKFFNTWMESLPKGTAEIKLTDTLETSLKLQEEMVKSYLEAQEKSTTMMIDAQKQFWDNYFQALRQQPVPAN from the coding sequence ATGAACACCCAGTTTTTTGAAGAATATCAAACCCAGTTACTGGATTGGCAAAAGAAATTTTTTAATACTTGGATGGAAAGTCTGCCAAAAGGCACCGCTGAGATTAAATTAACAGATACCCTTGAAACGAGTCTGAAACTACAGGAGGAAATGGTTAAAAGTTATCTCGAAGCCCAAGAAAAATCCACCACAATGATGATTGATGCCCAAAAACAATTTTGGGATAACTACTTCCAAGCCCTGCGGCAACAACCGGTCCCAGCTAACTAG